The Engystomops pustulosus chromosome 2, aEngPut4.maternal, whole genome shotgun sequence genomic interval caccacagataacacagtgatatctctctgagtacagatcatgtagaggatgtgtcctgcagtcctatgtaacaccacagataccacagtgatatctctctgagtacagatcatgtagtagatgtgtcctgcagtcctatgtaacaccacagataacacagtgatatctctctgagtacagatcatgtagtagatgtgtcctgcagtcctatgtaacaccacagataacacagtgatatctctgagtacagatcatgtagtagatgtgtcctgcagtcctatgtaacaccacagataacacagtgatatctctgagtacagatcatgtagtagatgtgtcctgcagtcctatgtaacaccacagataacacagtgatatctctgagtacagatcatgtagtagatgtgtcctgcagtcctatgtaacaccacagataacacagtgatatctctctgagtacagatcatgtagtagatgtgtcctgcagtcctatgtaacaccacagataacacagtgatatctctctgaatacagatcatgtagtagatgtgtcctgcagtcctatgtaacaccacagataacacagtgatatctctctgagtacagatcatgtagtagatgtatcctgcagtcctatgtaacaccacagataacacagtgatatctctctgagtacagatcatgtagtagatgtgtcctgcagtcctatgtaacaccacagataacacagtgatatctctgagtacagatcatgtagtagatgtgtcctgcagtcctatgtaacaccacagataacacagtgatatctctgagtacagatcatgtagtagatgtgacctgcagtcctatgtaacaccacagataacacagtgataactctctgagtacagatcatgtagtagatgtgtcctgcagtcctatgtaacaccacagataacacagtgatatctctctgagtacagatcatgtagtagatgtgtcctgcagcccTATGTAATGCTGAATAATAACTATATTATGGAGTTAGTACAGGTAACTCTTTCCTTTATGTCCTACGTGCAGGTAGATAGTTGGTGGCTCCGCTCTGTAATGTACAGCTCTGGCTATAGAGTATTCTGTATCTTCcttttgacccccccccctctccttctgGTGTGAGATCCTGCCTCGGATGTATCTCAGATCCTGCCTCGGATGTATCTCAGAAAATGTTGCCCTTTAAGGAGGTTGTTGGAGACTCCCCTACAGTAAATGCTACTCACAAGACTCTCCTTGCCAGAGGTGTCATGtattgcatacagtatatacagtgagaCTCTACAggatacatatacattatatacatttatgaCTTCATTCCCCTTTGCATTGCATTAAGTTGCAGGAGACCCCCAGTCCTTAGAGCGGGAGACCAGTTTGACCAGTTTTAAATCCCAGTTGAAGCATTTGACCTCCTAGGGTCGGAGTCCTGCTCATATCGGTAGTGATATCCCTCCATCTGGTCGCGACAGGCTTCTCGGAAGTTATTGAGCCACCGCTTGATTCCTCGGCGGTTCAAGTAGAGGACCATAAGAAATATGACTCCGATCAAAGCTAAGACTATCCCAAAGAAGACATAGGAGGCTGTCTCCAGCTCCTCACTGATGCACTTGAGGCTGTCGGTCTTTAAGTTGAAGACCAGGGTACCGTTGAGGTTTGGTGGAGCAGAGCACTGGAGACTTTGGGCTTCTGAGGTTTGAGACGTGTTCTTGAGCCACGAGATCATGTCAGTAGTCTTACAGTCACAGGAGATGGGGTTAGGGCTCAAGTAGACTCGGATCTTCTTCTCTTTCAGTTGTAGAATTGTCTCTTTATCAATTGTCTTAATGGAATTATTCCCAAGGTAGATGGTCTTCAAGCTTTGTAGATCCAAAATGTTCTTGGGGAAAGTATGTAAGTCATTCCCAGCAAGTTCTATAGTCCGGAGGTTCCTCAAGGTTTCGCTCCATGGAGAATTAAAAAACTGCTTCTGAGATGTTTCTCGAAGGGCATTGTTTAATTTCAAAGTCTCCAACTGGCTTAATCCCAGAAATGTTGAGTTAGATAAGACCTCCAAGTGATTGTTGCTGAGGTCTAAGGTGGACAAATTTGGAAGGTCAACAAAAGCTTTTGACTCTATGGCTAGGATGTGGTCGTTGGTCAAGAGGAGAGTCGTCAGGTTGGTCAACCTCTGAAAGAAGGAACCTTCAAGGACGCTTACATTGCTTCCAGTGAGTGTTAGATTCTGGACCCAGTGAGGGATATCCTTGGGGAAGCCCTGCTGAGGAGGTAAGAAGTGACACTGCACCACCCCACTCTGGTTATGGCAGTAGCAATTTAACGGACAAGAAAGGGTGACTTTGACCAAGGCAAGCATTGCGAGTAACTTCAAGACCAGAGAGCTGCGTTCTTCGGAAGAGCTCAGCAAGGAGTCGGTGATGAGGAGGTTGCCATGACTATGAAGACTGAACCTTCGGGGCATGTTTCAGAGTTTTGAATGGAATTAGGATTCAGCTCCCTAAGTCGGAAAGAGAGTGTCTCTGTCTTCTGGTGACTGTCAGTGGAAGGAAGCACCAAAGCCAGCGTCTGCACTCTCATCCTCAGCTGCTGTCACTGCATGGCAAGGCTGGAGCGTCTTGGATCGCTTCCAGGAGGATCTCACCCAGCTTCTGGAGTCAGGGAGACTGGAGTCCTGGGATTGGGAACTCTTAATTTGATTTTGACATCTCTGGCAGGTCAGATGGATGGACTGGTGTCTTGGAGAGATGcttctcccccctcctccacacAAGAGGATGCTCTCCGCCCCCATCAGCTGCTCTCTCTGTTATCCAGGCAGAGTGGCTGGAGTGACTTCTCAGCTGTAGTCTCCATATACCCGGCCAACAACGCTTAACCCTCGGAAGCTCTGTCCTGGCTCCTAACTGATGAATTCATGCATTTACTCTATAGATTCTCGTAGAGAATGTTTGATTTTTTTATGATGTTTTATGGAGAAATATGATAGTATGTGACCCGTGAGTTGGGGTGATGGAGGTATGGTTACTTCTTATTAGTACCAATCTTCATACGCATCGTGATTTTACCATCTTGTCCATTTGTAATATGTTGAACCTCATAACATGTCCTCCAGAAAAAAGGAGGAAGAAGGAGGATGCGCTCCGGGAGGGGTTATACCATAGCTGAGGTCAGTGATAGAAGGAATCACACGACTTACTATGAATTATTAAGAATTATAGAAGTCACCTTGGAGCCACTAGTCAATTATTCACgctcatacatacatgtacatgcatgcatatgtatatgcagtatatagattatatatacgGGCACAAATGCATCACATTTCATTACAtgcatacacacaaatatatgcaTAAATGTATACAGTAGTCTATGAActtatatacagtgactgtatgacatacaccctcatacatacacatacagtatatacacgtatactcAATTTCATATAAACCATATGCACTGTGCATtcatctatatacacatacatacaataatatatcCATACGTATTTTCATATTTTATGGATTCATATACATATAGACATATTTATGCATACAAAGCtttaaacatacatacacacctttaCATACATAgctattacacacatacatacacatatacataaatatatacacacatacatacacatacacatagatattacacacatacatacacatatacatagatatatgcacacatacatacacatatacataaatatatacacacatacatacacatatacatagatattacacacatacatacacatatacatagatatatgcacacatacatacacatacacataaatatatacacacatacatacacatatacatagatatatacacacatacatacacatatacatagatatatgcacacatacatacacatatacatagctatatagacacatacatacacatatacattgatatatacacacataaatacacatatacatagatatatacacacatacatacacatatacatagatatatacacacatacatatacatagatatatatacacacatacatacacatatacatagatatatgcacacatacatacacatatacatagctatatagacacatacaaacacatatacatagatatatacacacatacatacacatatacatagatatatacacacatacatacacatatacacagatatatacacacatacatacacatatacatagatatatacacacataaattcacatatacatagataatacacacatacatacacaaagaCTTCCTTCATACATAAATTATACAACTCTATGAATGCCTCTGACCAGGAGAAACACATACTACTACACTCACCTGCACATATGTACTCTCATACGTACATACACATAAACctgccatatatacatacacatacatgcataaaCATATAGACACAAGCTATAAAAAACATACCGTGGGTCACAAAGTCTTTGAACCCCCTGAAATGTTTCTAATTCTTCAGTGTTACAACCACAAACTTGCATTTCATTgatattttttaatgtttgtgAAGTGCAAAAAAGTTAAACTTTTCTATATTTATACAATTTAAAGAAATATTGCTATTTACAttgccattcttctttgtacatctagaggctggaggttcctccattcttctttgtacatctagaggctggaggttcccccattcttctttgtacatctagaggctggaggatcccccattcttctctgtacatctagaggctggaggttcccccattcttctctgtacatctagaggctggaggttcccccattcttctctgtacatctagaggctggaggttcctccattcttctttgtacatctagaggctggaggttcccccattcttctttgtacatctagaggctggaggttcctccattcttctttgtacatctagaggctggaggttcccccattcttctctgtacatctagaggctggaggatcccccattcttctttgtacatctagaggctggaggatcccccattcttctttgtcatctagaggctggaggttcctccattcttctttgtacatctagaggctggaggttcctccattcttctttgtacatctagaggctggaggttcatccattcttctttgtacatctagaggctggatgatcccccattcttctttgtcatctagaggctggaggttcctccattcttctttgtacatctagaggctggaggttcctccatttttctttgtacatctagaggctggatgatcccccattcttctttgtcatctagaggctggaggttcctccattcttctttgtacatctagaggctggaggttcctccattcttctttgtacatctagaggctggaggttccccccattcttctttgtacatctagaggctggaggtttccccattcttctttgtcatctagagactggaggttcctccattcttctctgtacatctagaggctggaggttcctccattcttctttgtacatctagaggctggaggttccccccattcttctttgtacatctagaggctggaggttcctccattcttctttgtacatctagaggctggaggttcccccattcttctttgtacatctagaggctggagtttcttccattcttctttgtacatctagaggctggaggttcccccattcttctttatacatctagagactggaggttcctcaattcttctttatacatctagaggctggaggttcccccattcttctatgCATGTGTAGAGGCTTGGGTTTCTCCCTACTTGTCTttttacatctagaggctggaggttcctcccattcttctttgtacatctagaggctggaggttcctcccattcttctttgcacatctagaggctggaggttcctccattcttctttgtacatctagaggctggaggttcctccattcttctttgtacatctagaggctggaggttccccccattcttctttgtacatctagaggctggaggtttccccattcttctttgtcatctagagactggaggttcctccattcttctctgtacatctagaggctggaggttcctccattcttctttgtacatctagaggctggaggttccccccattcttctttgtacatctagaggctggagtttcttccattcttctttgtacatctagaggctggaggttcccccattcttctttatacatctagagactggaggttcctcaattcttctttatacatctagaggctggaggttcccccattcttctatgCATGTGTAGAGGCTTGGGTTTCTCCCTACTTGTCTttttacatctagaggctggaggttcctcccattcttctttgtacatctagaggctggaggttcctcccattcttctttgcacatctagaggctggaggttgccccattcttctttgttcatctagaggctggaggttcctccattcttctttgtacatctagaggctggaggttgccccattcttctttgttcatctagaggctggaggttcctccattcttctatgcacatctagaggctagaGGTTCCccaattcttctttgtacatctagaggctggaggttcccccattcttctttgtacatctagaggctggaggttccccccattcttctttgtacatctagaggctggaggttcctccattcttctttgtacatctagaggctggaggttcctcccattcttctttgtacatctagaggctggaggttcccccattcttctttgttcatctagaggctggaggttcctccattcttctttgtacatctagaggctggaggttcctccattcttctttgtacatctagaggctggaggttcctcccattcttctttgtacatctagaggctggaggttcccccattcttctttgttcatctagaggctggaggttcctccattcttctttgtacatctagaggctggaggttcctccattcttctttgtacatctagaggctggaggttccccaattcttctttgtacatctagaggctggaggttcctccatttttctttgtacatctagatgctgggggtccccccattcttctttgtacatctagaggctggaggttcccccattcttctatgCACATGTAGTGGCTGggggtccccccattcttctatgCACATGTAGAGGCTTGGGGTTCTTCCTATttgtctttgcacatctagaagcTGGA includes:
- the LOC140116420 gene encoding trophoblast glycoprotein-like, which produces MPRRFSLHSHGNLLITDSLLSSSEERSSLVLKLLAMLALVKVTLSCPLNCYCHNQSGVVQCHFLPPQQGFPKDIPHWVQNLTLTGSNVSVLEGSFFQRLTNLTTLLLTNDHILAIESKAFVDLPNLSTLDLSNNHLEVLSNSTFLGLSQLETLKLNNALRETSQKQFFNSPWSETLRNLRTIELAGNDLHTFPKNILDLQSLKTIYLGNNSIKTIDKETILQLKEKKIRVYLSPNPISCDCKTTDMISWLKNTSQTSEAQSLQCSAPPNLNGTLVFNLKTDSLKCISEELETASYVFFGIVLALIGVIFLMVLYLNRRGIKRWLNNFREACRDQMEGYHYRYEQDSDPRRSNASTGI